In a single window of the Diospyros lotus cultivar Yz01 chromosome 10, ASM1463336v1, whole genome shotgun sequence genome:
- the LOC127811725 gene encoding probable protein phosphatase 2C 66 isoform X3 has product MGICYSSIGRKRTTAQKEASLDAKFQKSCSGDFSSFIGKFGGGGGAAADERALLQIPGRLFASGSSKIASLYTQQGKKGTNQDAMIVWEVRDCLPILLASQWEANSNNDRNEDGNATRSTNFEECTDEELCEPLEVEENKKFPEMHQPLKKSMLKAFKLMDKELRFHPIIDCYCSGTTAVTLVKQGQDLIIGNVGDSRAVLATRDKEDALTAEQLTIDLKPNLPREAARIQQYKGRVFALQDEPEVARVWLPNSDSPGLAMARAFGDFCLKDFGLISVPDVYYHQLTEKDEFIVLASDGVWDVLSNKEAVDVVASAPTRATAARALVDCATRAWRLKYPTSKIDDCAVVCLFLEHVPAAAEAEAEAAPAEAAAVSRISVINGDLRSSDNGGISASHVSVTERSTTTLNDSGEIVPVPDSTEEKHPQSGLGQSKRSLAECLSNAEDEEWSALEGITRVNSLLSIPRFLSGDKRSASWRKWL; this is encoded by the exons ATGGGTATTTGTTATTCGTCCATTGGCCGTAAGAGGACTACGGCACAGAAAGAAGCGAGCTTGGATGCCAAGTTTCAGAAAAGTTGCTCAGGCGACTTCTCTTCTTTCATCGGAAAGTTTGGCGGCGGCGGAGGAGCTGCGGCGGATGAGCGGGCGCTGCTGCAGATTCCGGGGAGGTTGTTCGCCAGCGGCTCCAGCAAAATAGCCAGCTTGTATACCCAGCAGGGCAAGAAAGGAACCAACCAGGACGCCATGATTGTTTGGGAG GTCCGAGATTGTCTTCCTATTCTGCTGGCCTCTCAGTGGGAAGCTAATTCTAACAATGACCGGAATGAGGATGGAAATGCTACCAGGAgcacaaattttgaggaatgCACGGATGAAGAATTGTGTGAACCTTTGGAGGttgaagagaataaaaaattccCGGAAATGCACCAGCCCCTAAAGAAATCGATGTTAAAAGCCTTCAAGCTGATGGATAAGGAATTAAGGTTCCATCCAATTATTGACTGTTACTGCAGTGGAACAACTGCTGTTACTTTGGTAAAGCAG GGTCAGGATCTTATAATTGGAAATGTTGGTGATTCAAGAGCAGTATTGGCAACAAGGGACAAAGAAGACGCTTTGACTGCTGAACAGTTGACCATTGACTTGAAACCTAATCTtccaa GGGAAGCTGCTAGAATCCAGCAGTACAAAGGCAGGGTATTTGCTTTGCAAGATGAGCCTGAGGTTGCTCGTGTGTGGTTGCCTAATAGTGACTCTCCTGGTTTAGCCATGGCTAGAGCTTTTGGAGACTTCTGTCTGAAAGATTTTGGTTTGATATCTGTGCCAGATGTGTACTACCACCAACTTACAGAAAAAGATGAGTTTATTGTTCTTGCCTCTGATGGG GTTTGGGATGTCCTGTCGAATAAAGAAGCTGTAGATGTGGTTGCCTCAGCCCCAACTCGCGCAACAGCTGCTAGGGCACTTGTGGATTGTGCTACTAGAGCATGGAGGCTCAAGTACCCGACATCCAAGATTGATGATTGTGCTGTTGTATGTCTTTTCCTTGAACATGTACCAGCAGCAGCCGAGgcagaagcagaagcagctCCAGCTGAGGCAGCGGCAGTGAGCAGAATCTCTGTGATCAACGGGGACCTTAGAAGTTCAGATAATGGTGGTATTTCTGCTTCTCATGTCTCTGTTACCGAGCGCTCAACTACTACATTAAACGACTCTGGTGAGATTGTGCCTGTCCCAGACTCGACAGAGGAAAAGCATCCTCAGAGTGGCCTGGGCCAGTCAAAGAGGAGCTTAGCTGAGTGCCTATCGAATGCAGAGGACGAGGAATGGTCAGCCCTCGAAGGCATCACAAGGGTTAACAGTCTACTTAGTATACCGAGGTTTTTGTCTGGTGATAAAAGATCAGCTAGTTGGAGGAAGTGGTTGTAG
- the LOC127811725 gene encoding probable protein phosphatase 2C 66 isoform X4 encodes MVAKKVRDCLPILLASQWEANSNNDRNEDGNATRSTNFEECTDEELCEPLEVEENKKFPEMHQPLKKSMLKAFKLMDKELRFHPIIDCYCSGTTAVTLVKQGQDLIIGNVGDSRAVLATRDKEDALTAEQLTIDLKPNLPREAARIQQYKGRVFALQDEPEVARVWLPNSDSPGLAMARAFGDFCLKDFGLISVPDVYYHQLTEKDEFIVLASDGVWDVLSNKEAVDVVASAPTRATAARALVDCATRAWRLKYPTSKIDDCAVVCLFLEHVPAAAEAEAEAAPAEAAAVSRISVINGDLRSSDNGGISASHVSVTERSTTTLNDSGEIVPVPDSTEEKHPQSGLGQSKRSLAECLSNAEDEEWSALEGITRVNSLLSIPRFLSGDKRSASWRKWL; translated from the exons ATGGTTGCGAAAAAGGTCCGAGATTGTCTTCCTATTCTGCTGGCCTCTCAGTGGGAAGCTAATTCTAACAATGACCGGAATGAGGATGGAAATGCTACCAGGAgcacaaattttgaggaatgCACGGATGAAGAATTGTGTGAACCTTTGGAGGttgaagagaataaaaaattccCGGAAATGCACCAGCCCCTAAAGAAATCGATGTTAAAAGCCTTCAAGCTGATGGATAAGGAATTAAGGTTCCATCCAATTATTGACTGTTACTGCAGTGGAACAACTGCTGTTACTTTGGTAAAGCAG GGTCAGGATCTTATAATTGGAAATGTTGGTGATTCAAGAGCAGTATTGGCAACAAGGGACAAAGAAGACGCTTTGACTGCTGAACAGTTGACCATTGACTTGAAACCTAATCTtccaa GGGAAGCTGCTAGAATCCAGCAGTACAAAGGCAGGGTATTTGCTTTGCAAGATGAGCCTGAGGTTGCTCGTGTGTGGTTGCCTAATAGTGACTCTCCTGGTTTAGCCATGGCTAGAGCTTTTGGAGACTTCTGTCTGAAAGATTTTGGTTTGATATCTGTGCCAGATGTGTACTACCACCAACTTACAGAAAAAGATGAGTTTATTGTTCTTGCCTCTGATGGG GTTTGGGATGTCCTGTCGAATAAAGAAGCTGTAGATGTGGTTGCCTCAGCCCCAACTCGCGCAACAGCTGCTAGGGCACTTGTGGATTGTGCTACTAGAGCATGGAGGCTCAAGTACCCGACATCCAAGATTGATGATTGTGCTGTTGTATGTCTTTTCCTTGAACATGTACCAGCAGCAGCCGAGgcagaagcagaagcagctCCAGCTGAGGCAGCGGCAGTGAGCAGAATCTCTGTGATCAACGGGGACCTTAGAAGTTCAGATAATGGTGGTATTTCTGCTTCTCATGTCTCTGTTACCGAGCGCTCAACTACTACATTAAACGACTCTGGTGAGATTGTGCCTGTCCCAGACTCGACAGAGGAAAAGCATCCTCAGAGTGGCCTGGGCCAGTCAAAGAGGAGCTTAGCTGAGTGCCTATCGAATGCAGAGGACGAGGAATGGTCAGCCCTCGAAGGCATCACAAGGGTTAACAGTCTACTTAGTATACCGAGGTTTTTGTCTGGTGATAAAAGATCAGCTAGTTGGAGGAAGTGGTTGTAG
- the LOC127811725 gene encoding probable protein phosphatase 2C 6 isoform X2, whose translation MGICYSSIGRKRTTAQKEASLDAKFQKSCSGDFSSFIGKFGGGGGAAADERALLQIPGRLFASGSSKIASLYTQQGKKGTNQDAMIVWENFGSRSDTVFCGVFDGHGPYGHMVAKKVRDCLPILLASQWEANSNNDRNEDGNATRSTNFEECTDEELCEPLEVEENKKFPEMHQPLKKSMLKAFKLMDKELRFHPIIDCYCSGTTAVTLVKQGQDLIIGNVGDSRAVLATRDKEDALTAEQLTIDLKPNLPREAARIQQYKGRVFALQDEPEVARVWLPNSDSPGLAMARAFGDFCLKDFGLISVPDVYYHQLTEKDEFIVLASDGVWDVLSNKEAVDVVASAPTRATAARALVDCATRAWRLKYPTSKIDDCAVVCLFLEHVPAAAEAEAEAAPAEAAAVSRISVINGDLRSSDNGGISASHVSVTERSTTTLNDSGEIVPVPDSTEEKHPQSGLGQSKRSLAECLSNAEDEEWSALEGITRVNSLLSIPRFLSGDKRSASWRKWL comes from the exons ATGGGTATTTGTTATTCGTCCATTGGCCGTAAGAGGACTACGGCACAGAAAGAAGCGAGCTTGGATGCCAAGTTTCAGAAAAGTTGCTCAGGCGACTTCTCTTCTTTCATCGGAAAGTTTGGCGGCGGCGGAGGAGCTGCGGCGGATGAGCGGGCGCTGCTGCAGATTCCGGGGAGGTTGTTCGCCAGCGGCTCCAGCAAAATAGCCAGCTTGTATACCCAGCAGGGCAAGAAAGGAACCAACCAGGACGCCATGATTGTTTGGGAG AATTTTGGCTCTAGAAGTGATACAGTCTTCTGTGGTGTATTTGATGGTCATGGTCCCTACGGTCATATGGTTGCGAAAAAGGTCCGAGATTGTCTTCCTATTCTGCTGGCCTCTCAGTGGGAAGCTAATTCTAACAATGACCGGAATGAGGATGGAAATGCTACCAGGAgcacaaattttgaggaatgCACGGATGAAGAATTGTGTGAACCTTTGGAGGttgaagagaataaaaaattccCGGAAATGCACCAGCCCCTAAAGAAATCGATGTTAAAAGCCTTCAAGCTGATGGATAAGGAATTAAGGTTCCATCCAATTATTGACTGTTACTGCAGTGGAACAACTGCTGTTACTTTGGTAAAGCAG GGTCAGGATCTTATAATTGGAAATGTTGGTGATTCAAGAGCAGTATTGGCAACAAGGGACAAAGAAGACGCTTTGACTGCTGAACAGTTGACCATTGACTTGAAACCTAATCTtccaa GGGAAGCTGCTAGAATCCAGCAGTACAAAGGCAGGGTATTTGCTTTGCAAGATGAGCCTGAGGTTGCTCGTGTGTGGTTGCCTAATAGTGACTCTCCTGGTTTAGCCATGGCTAGAGCTTTTGGAGACTTCTGTCTGAAAGATTTTGGTTTGATATCTGTGCCAGATGTGTACTACCACCAACTTACAGAAAAAGATGAGTTTATTGTTCTTGCCTCTGATGGG GTTTGGGATGTCCTGTCGAATAAAGAAGCTGTAGATGTGGTTGCCTCAGCCCCAACTCGCGCAACAGCTGCTAGGGCACTTGTGGATTGTGCTACTAGAGCATGGAGGCTCAAGTACCCGACATCCAAGATTGATGATTGTGCTGTTGTATGTCTTTTCCTTGAACATGTACCAGCAGCAGCCGAGgcagaagcagaagcagctCCAGCTGAGGCAGCGGCAGTGAGCAGAATCTCTGTGATCAACGGGGACCTTAGAAGTTCAGATAATGGTGGTATTTCTGCTTCTCATGTCTCTGTTACCGAGCGCTCAACTACTACATTAAACGACTCTGGTGAGATTGTGCCTGTCCCAGACTCGACAGAGGAAAAGCATCCTCAGAGTGGCCTGGGCCAGTCAAAGAGGAGCTTAGCTGAGTGCCTATCGAATGCAGAGGACGAGGAATGGTCAGCCCTCGAAGGCATCACAAGGGTTAACAGTCTACTTAGTATACCGAGGTTTTTGTCTGGTGATAAAAGATCAGCTAGTTGGAGGAAGTGGTTGTAG
- the LOC127811725 gene encoding probable protein phosphatase 2C 6 isoform X1, with translation MGICYSSIGRKRTTAQKEASLDAKFQKSCSGDFSSFIGKFGGGGGAAADERALLQIPGRLFASGSSKIASLYTQQGKKGTNQDAMIVWENFGSRSDTVFCGVFDGHGPYGHMVAKKVRDCLPILLASQWEANSNNDRNEDGNATRSTNFEECTDEELCEPLEVEENKKFPEMHQPLKKSMLKAFKLMDKELRFHPIIDCYCSGTTAVTLVKQGQDLIIGNVGDSRAVLATRDKEDALTAEQLTIDLKPNLPSLSLSLSLTHTHTRLSGMHLLLLLFCLGEAARIQQYKGRVFALQDEPEVARVWLPNSDSPGLAMARAFGDFCLKDFGLISVPDVYYHQLTEKDEFIVLASDGVWDVLSNKEAVDVVASAPTRATAARALVDCATRAWRLKYPTSKIDDCAVVCLFLEHVPAAAEAEAEAAPAEAAAVSRISVINGDLRSSDNGGISASHVSVTERSTTTLNDSGEIVPVPDSTEEKHPQSGLGQSKRSLAECLSNAEDEEWSALEGITRVNSLLSIPRFLSGDKRSASWRKWL, from the exons ATGGGTATTTGTTATTCGTCCATTGGCCGTAAGAGGACTACGGCACAGAAAGAAGCGAGCTTGGATGCCAAGTTTCAGAAAAGTTGCTCAGGCGACTTCTCTTCTTTCATCGGAAAGTTTGGCGGCGGCGGAGGAGCTGCGGCGGATGAGCGGGCGCTGCTGCAGATTCCGGGGAGGTTGTTCGCCAGCGGCTCCAGCAAAATAGCCAGCTTGTATACCCAGCAGGGCAAGAAAGGAACCAACCAGGACGCCATGATTGTTTGGGAG AATTTTGGCTCTAGAAGTGATACAGTCTTCTGTGGTGTATTTGATGGTCATGGTCCCTACGGTCATATGGTTGCGAAAAAGGTCCGAGATTGTCTTCCTATTCTGCTGGCCTCTCAGTGGGAAGCTAATTCTAACAATGACCGGAATGAGGATGGAAATGCTACCAGGAgcacaaattttgaggaatgCACGGATGAAGAATTGTGTGAACCTTTGGAGGttgaagagaataaaaaattccCGGAAATGCACCAGCCCCTAAAGAAATCGATGTTAAAAGCCTTCAAGCTGATGGATAAGGAATTAAGGTTCCATCCAATTATTGACTGTTACTGCAGTGGAACAACTGCTGTTACTTTGGTAAAGCAG GGTCAGGATCTTATAATTGGAAATGTTGGTGATTCAAGAGCAGTATTGGCAACAAGGGACAAAGAAGACGCTTTGACTGCTGAACAGTTGACCATTGACTTGAAACCTAATCTtccaagtctctctctctctctctctctcacacacacacacacacgcttGTCTGGCATGCACTTACTATTGTTATTATTCTGTTTAGGGGAAGCTGCTAGAATCCAGCAGTACAAAGGCAGGGTATTTGCTTTGCAAGATGAGCCTGAGGTTGCTCGTGTGTGGTTGCCTAATAGTGACTCTCCTGGTTTAGCCATGGCTAGAGCTTTTGGAGACTTCTGTCTGAAAGATTTTGGTTTGATATCTGTGCCAGATGTGTACTACCACCAACTTACAGAAAAAGATGAGTTTATTGTTCTTGCCTCTGATGGG GTTTGGGATGTCCTGTCGAATAAAGAAGCTGTAGATGTGGTTGCCTCAGCCCCAACTCGCGCAACAGCTGCTAGGGCACTTGTGGATTGTGCTACTAGAGCATGGAGGCTCAAGTACCCGACATCCAAGATTGATGATTGTGCTGTTGTATGTCTTTTCCTTGAACATGTACCAGCAGCAGCCGAGgcagaagcagaagcagctCCAGCTGAGGCAGCGGCAGTGAGCAGAATCTCTGTGATCAACGGGGACCTTAGAAGTTCAGATAATGGTGGTATTTCTGCTTCTCATGTCTCTGTTACCGAGCGCTCAACTACTACATTAAACGACTCTGGTGAGATTGTGCCTGTCCCAGACTCGACAGAGGAAAAGCATCCTCAGAGTGGCCTGGGCCAGTCAAAGAGGAGCTTAGCTGAGTGCCTATCGAATGCAGAGGACGAGGAATGGTCAGCCCTCGAAGGCATCACAAGGGTTAACAGTCTACTTAGTATACCGAGGTTTTTGTCTGGTGATAAAAGATCAGCTAGTTGGAGGAAGTGGTTGTAG